Genomic DNA from Streptomyces venezuelae:
ATGAAGATGACCGGCGTCATGGGCTGGGACCCGACCGTCATGGACGTGACGGTCTCGGGCTCCGCGCTCACCGAGGGTGACCCGGAGGCTCCGGAGAAGATCCGGATGCTCTGGAGCGACAACGTCATGTACATGAACATGGGCGCCAAGGCGGCCAAGGACATGGGCGGCAAGAGCTGGGTCAAGATGGACCTCAAGTCCATCATGGAGAAGGCCGGTGACGACAAGCTCGCCAAGCAGATGACCGGCGGCCTGGACAGCATGAACCAGGACCCGGCGCAGCAGCTCGCCATGCTCCTGGACTCGCCGAACCTGAAGCACCTGGGCTCCGCGCAGATCGACGGCGCGCAGGCCCAGCGCTACAAGGGCCGGCTCACCGTCAAGGAGATGGCGGAGTCCAACAAGGGCCTGAAGGACGTGCTCAGCAAGAGCGAGCGCGAGCAGCTGTTCAAGAACATCGAGAAGTCGGGCATCAAGGGCTACGACACCGAGGTCTGGGTCAACGAGGACGACTACCCGGTCCGCATGGACATCGACATCAAGACCCCCGAGGGCACGGTGAAGACGTCGCAGACCTTCTCCGACTACGGCGCGACGGCCAAGGTGACGCCGCCGCCGGCCAAGGACACCTTCGACATGATGAAGATGTTCGAGGAGCTCGGAAAGCTCGGCGAGGACGGCAAGGGCGCCGGTTCGGACAGCGCCTTCTGACCGGATTTGCTTGACGCGACCCCGTTCGCGTACTCTTCCACAGAAGCCAAAGACCGCTGGTCGTTGCCGTGTTCTCGCTAGAGGGTGCGGTGGCCGAAGGATCCGCTGAAACGGCGGACGACCCGCGCAGGTGACTGTGGATGTGCTCCTGGATCGTATGCGATTCGGTTGAGCTCACGCCCCGTGCGCCTGCGCCGGGGCGTTTCGTTTTGTCGGCCCCTTCTGAGCGGTCCTCATCACCCGGAAGGAGGCCGACGCTCTATGCCGACGCCCGACAAGGCTGCCGCGGTAGCCGAGCTCACGGACAAGTTCCGCAGCTCGAACGCCGCCGTGCTGACCGAGTACCGGGGTCTCACCGTGGCCCAGCTCAAGCAGCTGCGCCGTTCGCTCGGTGAGAACTCCGAGTACGCCGTGGTGAAGAACACGCTGACCAAGATCGCGGCCAACGAGGCCGGGATCAACACGCTGGACGACCTGTTCACGGGTCCGACGGCGGTCGCCTTCGTCACCGGTGACCCGGTGGAGTCGGCGAAGGGTCTTCGTGACTTCGCCAAGGAGAACCCGAACCTCG
This window encodes:
- the rplJ gene encoding 50S ribosomal protein L10, whose translation is MPTPDKAAAVAELTDKFRSSNAAVLTEYRGLTVAQLKQLRRSLGENSEYAVVKNTLTKIAANEAGINTLDDLFTGPTAVAFVTGDPVESAKGLRDFAKENPNLVIKGGVLDGKALSADEFKKLADLESREVLLAKLAGAMKGKQSQAAALFQALPSKFVRTAEALRAKKAEQGGAE